CATATTTGTGTATGAAATAAACTCCAATCACAATGCACTGATGGCAACAGAACGTTGTAACCACCGCTGCATCATGTGCCCACAGCCCCCTATACTGCAAGAGAAAGACAAAACACCTTTCAACCAGAAACTAATCTCATTGTTCGATAAGAGCACACAAGAGATTGGCATAACAGGAGGAGAACCTACGCTTATTGGTGACAATCTTTTTACATTGATAAATCATATAAAAAAGGTGTTACCCCAAACTGCTATCAGCATTTTGTCTAACGGTGTAAAGTTTGCAGATAAAGAATATGCCATGAAATTGGCTAAATGCAGACACCAAGATTTGCAGATAGACATACCACTATTCTCTGATATTGCAGAAGAGCATAATCGTATCGTAGGTGCCAAGACTTTTTATAAAACAGTGCAAGGATTATACAATCTTGCATTATTTCGCCAACGGATAGGGCTTCGGATTGTCGTTCACAAACAGACTTATAAACGTCTTCCTCAATTTGCTGACTTTATCTATCACAACTTTCCTTTTGTAGCCCAAATCGCTTTTATGCAAATGGAAACAACAGGATTGGCGAAAGAAAACTTTGATGAATTATGGATTGACCCTT
The nucleotide sequence above comes from Bacteroides caccae. Encoded proteins:
- the hxsC gene encoding His-Xaa-Ser system radical SAM maturase HxsC; its protein translation is MKQILGTSYNIEDDIVGRITFGKGNLFRRSNDILVCKDATKPAFGYLATITESTTFTSKETPYCIVDSIEDFYEGDVVVINKQGEIIFVYEINSNHNALMATERCNHRCIMCPQPPILQEKDKTPFNQKLISLFDKSTQEIGITGGEPTLIGDNLFTLINHIKKVLPQTAISILSNGVKFADKEYAMKLAKCRHQDLQIDIPLFSDIAEEHNRIVGAKTFYKTVQGLYNLALFRQRIGLRIVVHKQTYKRLPQFADFIYHNFPFVAQIAFMQMETTGLAKENFDELWIDPYDYNRELREAVLLLADRGMKPYIYNAQLCVLPEDIRCYAQQSISDWKDIYIPECEGCILKGQCTGFFESNRQAHSSHIKKIEHISSDISC